From the Hymenobacter yonginensis genome, one window contains:
- a CDS encoding lamin tail domain-containing protein, with the protein MKKLLLLLLLSPFTAAAQLTDSFADGDFTQNPAWTGDAAAFQATTQQLQSNGPAVTGTQLQLATPCQAAAGGTTWEFWANLRLATSSGNFADVWLIAEQADLKASGNRGYFVRLGGTPDEVALFRKDATGSPAYVINGADATLSSATNNLVRVRVTRSATDVWTLERDLTGGTTFVSEGTATDAAYQRGAWFGLTLTYSSANNRAFLFDDFRVTDTAAPRAISAGATGPQQLDVTFNEPVAATQSAASYRLTATGAPAVTAAQRDATDPAIVHLTLAGPLPLGSSAVEARNVPDLYGNTAAGPLTATFSYSGTAVAPGFSQIIITEIFADETPVVGLPASEYLEIHNPSATAVLDLAGAQLLKPGQTGNPAVFPAGATLLPGEYAVVCGSTRAPQFAAFGKVFGLSNFPSLSNAGDQLLLRTRTGRTLFEISYSDTWYKDSRKKDGGWSLEMVDTANPCGGIENWTASTDASGGTPGRANSVRAANPDRTAPALLRALALNATTVRLFFGEKLDSLTAANVALYTLTPAVAVTRAAPVSPDFRVVDLTLGAALQASQPLTVTVQRALDCVGNAAGPATSATFGLPSAVAPGDVVVNEILFNPRTSAVDFVELLNRSGKYLDVQGWQLANIRPDSTADSEPISAGPYVLAPGQLLLLTTRPDIVQREYPTSSDPAVFLAIPGFPTFPDDAGIVAVFDGQGRRLDRYAYNETQHLPLLTDLNGVSLERIRAAGPSTAANFHSAAASVGYATPGRPNSQQQDAAGGSQQWSVVPEVFTPDEDGQQDFTTLNYQLDGPGYAGSVSIYDAQGRLTRRLARNETLATTGFFQWDGLTDKGQKAPVGYYVLQIELFKPNNGSKQEYRKTVVLGARF; encoded by the coding sequence GTGAAAAAACTGCTACTCCTGCTGCTGCTGAGTCCGTTCACGGCCGCGGCCCAGCTCACCGATTCCTTTGCCGACGGCGACTTCACCCAGAACCCCGCCTGGACCGGCGACGCGGCCGCCTTCCAGGCCACCACCCAGCAGCTGCAAAGCAACGGCCCTGCCGTTACGGGCACCCAGCTGCAGCTGGCCACGCCCTGCCAGGCTGCCGCGGGCGGCACCACCTGGGAGTTCTGGGCCAACCTGCGGCTAGCCACCAGCAGTGGCAACTTCGCCGACGTGTGGCTGATAGCCGAGCAAGCCGACCTGAAAGCCAGCGGCAACCGCGGCTACTTCGTGCGCCTCGGCGGCACCCCCGACGAGGTGGCGCTGTTCCGCAAAGACGCCACCGGAAGCCCCGCCTACGTCATCAACGGTGCCGATGCCACGCTCAGCTCTGCCACCAACAACCTCGTGCGGGTGCGCGTCACGCGCTCCGCCACCGACGTCTGGACGCTGGAGCGCGACCTGACGGGCGGCACGACGTTCGTGAGCGAAGGCACGGCTACCGATGCCGCCTACCAGCGCGGGGCCTGGTTTGGGCTGACGCTCACGTATTCGTCGGCCAACAACCGGGCGTTTCTCTTTGACGATTTCCGGGTGACGGATACGGCGGCGCCCCGCGCCATCAGCGCGGGCGCCACCGGTCCGCAGCAGCTCGATGTGACGTTCAACGAGCCGGTGGCGGCCACCCAGAGCGCCGCCAGCTACCGCCTCACGGCCACAGGCGCACCCGCCGTCACGGCCGCCCAGCGCGACGCTACCGACCCCGCCATCGTGCACCTGACGCTGGCCGGGCCGCTGCCGCTGGGCAGCAGTGCCGTGGAAGCCCGTAACGTGCCTGACCTCTACGGCAACACCGCCGCCGGCCCGCTCACGGCCACCTTCAGCTACAGCGGCACGGCCGTGGCCCCGGGTTTCAGCCAGATAATCATCACCGAAATATTTGCCGACGAAACGCCGGTGGTAGGGCTGCCGGCCTCGGAGTACCTGGAAATCCATAACCCCTCGGCCACGGCCGTGCTGGACCTGGCGGGCGCGCAGCTGCTCAAGCCGGGGCAGACTGGTAACCCGGCAGTGTTTCCTGCCGGGGCCACGCTGCTGCCTGGCGAGTACGCCGTGGTGTGCGGCAGCACCCGGGCCCCGCAGTTTGCGGCCTTCGGCAAGGTGTTCGGGCTAAGCAATTTCCCCAGCCTCAGCAACGCCGGCGACCAGCTGCTGCTACGCACCCGCACCGGCCGCACGCTGTTTGAAATCAGCTATTCCGACACATGGTACAAAGACAGCCGCAAGAAAGACGGCGGCTGGAGCCTGGAAATGGTGGATACCGCCAACCCCTGCGGCGGCATTGAAAACTGGACGGCCAGCACCGACGCCAGCGGCGGCACGCCCGGCCGCGCCAACTCGGTACGCGCCGCCAACCCCGACCGTACCGCGCCCGCGCTGCTGCGCGCCCTGGCCCTCAATGCTACCACCGTGCGGCTGTTTTTCGGGGAGAAGCTCGACAGTCTGACGGCGGCCAATGTGGCTCTGTACACGCTCACGCCCGCGGTGGCCGTCACGCGGGCCGCGCCCGTCTCGCCCGATTTCCGGGTGGTGGACCTCACGCTGGGCGCGGCCCTACAAGCCAGCCAGCCCCTGACCGTGACCGTGCAGCGCGCCCTCGACTGCGTGGGCAACGCCGCCGGCCCGGCCACTTCGGCTACGTTCGGGCTGCCCTCGGCCGTGGCCCCCGGCGACGTGGTGGTCAACGAAATCCTGTTCAACCCGCGCACCAGCGCCGTGGATTTTGTGGAGCTGCTCAACCGCTCCGGCAAGTACCTGGATGTGCAGGGCTGGCAGCTGGCCAACATCCGCCCCGACAGCACCGCCGACTCTGAGCCCATCAGCGCCGGGCCCTACGTGCTGGCGCCCGGCCAGCTGCTGCTGCTCACCACCCGCCCCGACATCGTGCAGCGCGAGTACCCCACCAGCTCCGACCCCGCCGTCTTCCTGGCCATACCCGGCTTCCCCACCTTCCCAGACGATGCCGGCATCGTGGCCGTATTCGACGGCCAAGGCCGCCGCCTGGACCGCTACGCCTACAACGAAACCCAGCACCTGCCGCTGCTCACCGACCTGAACGGCGTGTCGCTGGAGCGGATTCGGGCTGCGGGGCCCAGCACGGCGGCCAACTTCCACTCGGCGGCGGCCAGCGTTGGCTACGCCACGCCCGGCCGTCCCAACTCCCAGCAGCAGGACGCGGCCGGCGGCAGCCAGCAGTGGAGCGTGGTGCCCGAAGTATTCACCCCCGATGAGGACGGCCAGCAGGATTTCACCACCCTCAACTACCAGCTCGATGGCCCCGGCTACGCGGGCAGCGTGAGCATTTACGACGCGCAGGGCCGCCTCACGCGCCGCCTCGCCCGCAACGAAACGCTGGCTACCACCGGCTTTTTCCAGTGGGACGGCCTCACCGATAAAGGCCAGAAAGCACCCGTCGGCTACTATGTGCTGCAGATTGAGCTGTTCAAGCCTAACAACGGCAGCAAGCAGGAATACCGCAAAACGGTGGTGCTGGGCGCGCGCTTCTAG
- a CDS encoding DUF1800 domain-containing protein, whose product MTTTQQQLQHLYWRAGFGPRPEDVAAGLTPRKALRQMLRDSEKVELLDSPQMRYTEPLAQFQPVVPAAGKPQSDMVTTPDQTAMSAGMEAPVAALPARSALAGPQKGRPQPPLLRRQDMSAQQRKMQNQSIQQAFYAMNTGWLARMANSPAQLREKLTFFWHGHFACRVRRPDAALHLNNTIRQLALGKFSDLLLAVSKEPAMLQFLNNQQNRKQRPNENFAREVMELFTMGRGNYSETDVKEAARAFTGWGYNAQGEFVFRENQHDDGSKTFLGRTGNFTGEQVLAIILEQPRTAEFIATKLYRFFVNDTPNPAHIQPLAQAFFKSGYDISALLEQMFTAEWFYEPANVGTRIKSPVELLAGIKRTMGLQLVDDKPLIVFQKALGQTLFQPPNVAGWPGGRNWIDSSSLLYRLQLPSVLLKNAEFNVALKQDENDIAPNLTKAERTFQQQVKTTVKLAPVQALLAKTPAPQQSAELSRFVLQAPIRPENRALIQQAADKAPAEGRLRTMVTSLLSLPEYQLM is encoded by the coding sequence ATGACGACGACGCAACAACAGCTCCAGCATCTGTACTGGCGGGCCGGCTTCGGGCCGCGGCCCGAGGATGTGGCGGCCGGCCTCACGCCCCGCAAAGCCCTGCGCCAGATGCTGCGCGATTCCGAGAAAGTGGAGCTGCTCGACAGCCCGCAGATGCGCTATACCGAGCCGCTGGCCCAGTTCCAGCCCGTGGTACCGGCCGCTGGCAAGCCGCAGTCGGACATGGTGACCACGCCCGACCAGACGGCCATGAGCGCCGGCATGGAGGCACCCGTGGCGGCGTTGCCGGCCCGTTCGGCGCTGGCGGGGCCGCAGAAGGGCCGCCCGCAGCCGCCGTTGCTGCGCCGCCAGGACATGAGCGCCCAGCAGCGCAAAATGCAGAACCAAAGCATCCAGCAGGCCTTCTATGCCATGAACACCGGCTGGCTGGCTCGCATGGCTAACTCGCCGGCCCAGCTGCGCGAGAAGCTGACCTTCTTCTGGCACGGGCACTTTGCCTGCCGGGTGCGCCGGCCCGATGCGGCCCTGCACCTCAACAACACCATCCGGCAGCTGGCGCTGGGCAAATTCTCCGACTTGCTGCTGGCCGTGAGCAAGGAGCCGGCCATGCTGCAGTTTCTCAACAACCAGCAAAACCGCAAGCAGCGCCCCAACGAAAACTTCGCCCGCGAGGTGATGGAGCTATTCACGATGGGCCGCGGCAACTACTCCGAAACCGACGTGAAGGAGGCCGCTCGTGCTTTTACGGGCTGGGGTTACAATGCCCAGGGTGAGTTCGTGTTCCGGGAGAACCAGCACGACGACGGCTCCAAAACCTTCCTGGGGCGCACCGGCAACTTCACCGGCGAGCAGGTGCTGGCCATCATCCTGGAGCAGCCACGCACGGCCGAGTTCATTGCTACCAAGCTCTACCGCTTCTTCGTGAATGACACGCCTAATCCGGCCCACATTCAGCCGCTGGCGCAGGCGTTCTTCAAGAGCGGCTACGATATCAGCGCGCTGCTGGAGCAGATGTTTACGGCAGAGTGGTTTTATGAGCCCGCCAACGTGGGCACGCGCATTAAGTCGCCGGTGGAGCTGCTGGCGGGCATCAAGCGCACGATGGGCCTGCAACTGGTGGACGACAAGCCGCTGATTGTGTTTCAGAAGGCGCTGGGCCAGACGCTGTTTCAGCCGCCGAACGTGGCCGGCTGGCCCGGTGGCCGCAACTGGATTGACTCGTCGTCGCTGCTGTACCGGCTGCAGTTGCCGTCGGTGCTGCTGAAGAATGCTGAGTTCAATGTGGCGCTCAAGCAGGACGAAAACGACATTGCGCCCAACCTAACCAAAGCCGAGCGGACGTTTCAGCAGCAGGTGAAAACCACCGTGAAGCTGGCGCCGGTGCAGGCCCTACTCGCCAAAACGCCGGCCCCGCAGCAGTCCGCCGAACTCAGCCGCTTCGTGCTGCAGGCCCCCATCCGCCCCGAAAACCGGGCCCTCATCCAGCAGGCCGCCGACAAAGCCCCCGCCGAAGGCCGCCTCCGCACCATGGTGACCAGCCTGCTGAGCTTGCCGGAATATCAATTGATGTAG
- a CDS encoding DUF1501 domain-containing protein: MPTTRRDFLKTSVLASSLLFVPSFLHALDRQGLKDLRDARGRRLVVVQLGGGNDGLNTVIPYRNDLYYKARPTLGIRETSGILALDKDLGFNPAMTRLKGLYDQGQLAVLNSVGYPNPDRSHFRSMDIWQSGSASDQYLSTGWLGRYLDSNCPSCPTAYNGLEVDDTLSLAMKGDLRKGLALKNPDRFHQLTQNQFIKQVSRQQPAGTLSELDYLYKTLAETSSSADYLHQTSKVYKSAVAYPNSEFGRNLKTTAELINSGVGSRVFYVSLTGFDTHVRQQEQQGKLLGDLSDVLGSFAEDLQKAGNFDDTLVLVFSEFGRRVSQNASNGTDHGTANNVLLLGGGLKQRGILNNAPDLQNLLDGDLRHQLDFRSLYATVLHDWLEADDKAILGNQFERLKGLV, translated from the coding sequence ATGCCTACCACCCGCCGCGACTTCCTTAAAACCTCCGTGCTGGCCAGCAGCCTGCTGTTTGTGCCTTCGTTCCTGCACGCGCTCGACCGCCAGGGCCTCAAAGACCTGCGCGACGCCCGCGGCCGCCGGCTGGTGGTGGTGCAGCTCGGCGGCGGCAACGACGGCCTCAACACCGTCATTCCGTACCGCAACGACCTGTACTACAAAGCCCGCCCCACGCTCGGCATCCGGGAGACGAGCGGCATTCTGGCTCTTGACAAGGACCTGGGCTTCAACCCGGCCATGACGCGCCTCAAGGGCCTCTACGACCAGGGCCAACTGGCCGTGCTTAACTCCGTGGGCTACCCCAACCCCGACCGGTCGCACTTCCGCTCCATGGACATCTGGCAGAGCGGCTCGGCCTCCGACCAGTACCTGAGCACCGGCTGGCTCGGCCGCTACCTCGACTCGAACTGCCCCAGCTGCCCCACCGCCTACAACGGCCTGGAAGTGGACGACACGCTGAGTTTGGCCATGAAGGGCGACCTGCGCAAGGGCCTGGCGCTGAAGAATCCGGACAGGTTTCATCAGCTGACCCAGAACCAGTTTATCAAGCAGGTGAGCCGCCAACAGCCCGCCGGGACATTATCGGAGTTGGACTACCTCTACAAGACGCTGGCCGAAACCTCATCGTCGGCCGACTATCTGCACCAGACCAGCAAGGTGTATAAGTCGGCGGTGGCTTACCCGAACAGCGAGTTTGGCCGCAACCTCAAAACCACCGCCGAGCTGATCAACTCTGGCGTGGGCTCGCGCGTGTTCTACGTGTCACTCACGGGCTTCGACACCCACGTGCGGCAGCAGGAGCAGCAGGGCAAGCTGCTCGGGGATTTGTCGGACGTGCTGGGCTCGTTTGCCGAGGACTTGCAGAAAGCCGGCAACTTCGACGACACGCTGGTGCTGGTGTTTTCGGAGTTTGGGCGGCGTGTGAGCCAGAACGCCAGCAACGGCACCGACCACGGCACCGCCAACAACGTGCTGCTGCTGGGCGGCGGCCTCAAACAACGCGGCATCCTCAACAATGCCCCCGACCTGCAGAACCTACTCGACGGCGACCTGCGCCACCAGCTGGACTTCCGCAGCCTCTACGCCACCGTCCTGCACGACTGGCTGGAAGCCGACGACAAAGCCATCCTCGGCAACCAGTTCGAGCGGTTGAAAGGACTGGTTTAG
- a CDS encoding transporter translates to MFLTSLLALALHSPTATPDTLKRPEQPYSWRKPAPARLLRPLSADRPGVTESPITVDPGHWQFETDALRLINSKTGSLPRTRALRLNAFALRTGLTDRTEVQVFVDPFVVEKQWADAGEPAATSRGFGDVALRIKHNFLGNDSCSAGRWAAAVIGYTRIPAGGRQGSGGFEYGVLLPVTFTFTQDAHLSAQWETSLSYDRDAEEHFLDLAPSLTFDYGFTPWLAAFVEGTSRHDVRTNRWESALNLGPVFHVSRNIQLDFGRHMALTSGADREYFAGLVIRR, encoded by the coding sequence ATGTTTCTGACTTCCCTGCTGGCCCTGGCGCTGCACTCCCCCACCGCCACCCCCGACACGCTGAAGCGGCCGGAGCAGCCGTATTCGTGGCGGAAGCCGGCCCCGGCGCGCCTGCTGCGCCCGCTCAGCGCCGACCGCCCCGGCGTCACGGAAAGTCCCATCACCGTTGACCCCGGCCATTGGCAGTTTGAAACGGATGCGCTGCGGCTCATCAACAGCAAGACCGGCTCGTTGCCCCGCACCCGGGCGCTGCGCCTGAACGCCTTTGCCCTGCGCACTGGCCTCACCGACCGCACCGAGGTGCAGGTGTTCGTGGATCCGTTTGTGGTGGAAAAGCAGTGGGCCGATGCCGGCGAGCCCGCCGCTACCAGCCGCGGCTTCGGCGACGTGGCGCTGCGCATCAAGCACAACTTTCTGGGCAACGACTCGTGTAGTGCCGGGCGCTGGGCGGCAGCCGTTATTGGCTACACGCGCATTCCGGCCGGCGGCCGCCAGGGCAGCGGTGGCTTCGAGTACGGCGTGTTGCTGCCCGTGACGTTTACGTTCACGCAGGATGCACACCTGAGCGCCCAGTGGGAAACCTCGCTCAGCTACGACCGTGACGCCGAGGAGCATTTCCTGGACCTCGCCCCGTCCCTCACCTTCGACTACGGCTTCACGCCCTGGCTGGCGGCCTTCGTGGAGGGCACCAGCCGCCACGACGTGCGCACCAACCGCTGGGAGTCGGCCCTGAATCTGGGCCCGGTTTTCCACGTCAGCCGCAACATACAGCTGGATTTCGGCCGCCACATGGCCCTCACCTCTGGCGCCGACCGGGAGTATTTCGCCGGTCTAGTTATCCGGCGGTAA
- a CDS encoding TonB-dependent receptor, with translation MKHFFLFLYLCFGVLLASQAQTGSIRGTVRAEGKVVPFASVGLKGSSLGASADENGAFVLPKVAPGSYRLVASAVGYQPAERSVTVVAGQPATVSIALAASSSALGEVVVSGTLGEVVRSESAVAVELYTPRYFQKNPSPCLFENLTMVNGVRPQLNCNVCGTGDIHINGLEGPYTMVLIDGMPIVSSLSTVYGLSGIPSSLVERVEVVKGPASTLYGSEAVGGLINVITKNPAKAPRFSADIFGTSHQDLNVDLATAAKVGAASTLLSTNLYGYNQRRDVNQDGFTDVPTQQRVSVFNKWSWQRPEQRAASLAARYYYEDRFGGQLSWRPEFRGGDSIYGESVYTSRYELLGQYQLPVAGQKLLLSGSFNQHRQNSAYGTTRYNATQRVGFGQLTWAKSPSIRHNLLLGAAFRSTWYDDNTPATGSETRNQPDLIHLPGVFAQDEFRLTPDATLLAGLRYDYNPRHGSIVTPRLNYKWGTVDGSRVLRVGVGNGYRVVNLFTEDHAALTGAREVVVPEALRPERSWNANLNYTRFFSTKTGTFSLDGSAFYTYFTNKISPDYDTDPNQIVYRNLDGYAISRGVSLNTDVTFTKPLKLLAGITLMDVFRMERPVGGGARRRVAQLHAPVFSGTYSVSYSFTQLGLSVDYTGQVSGPMRLPVQPNDFRPGRSPWFSLQNLQATKRLGPHLEMYGGVKNLLDFLPRHALLRAFDPFDKTVDQNNPQGYTFDTSYNFAPLQGRRTFLGLRYSL, from the coding sequence ATGAAACACTTCTTCCTCTTTCTATACCTCTGCTTTGGTGTGCTGCTGGCTTCCCAGGCCCAGACCGGCAGCATCCGCGGGACGGTGCGGGCCGAGGGCAAGGTGGTGCCGTTTGCCAGCGTGGGGCTGAAGGGCAGCAGCCTGGGGGCTTCGGCCGATGAAAACGGCGCGTTTGTGCTGCCGAAAGTGGCGCCCGGCAGCTACCGGCTGGTGGCCAGCGCTGTGGGCTACCAGCCTGCCGAACGCAGTGTAACGGTGGTGGCCGGCCAGCCGGCCACGGTCAGCATAGCGCTGGCAGCCAGCAGCAGCGCGCTGGGCGAGGTAGTGGTGAGTGGTACGCTGGGCGAGGTGGTGCGGAGCGAGTCGGCAGTGGCGGTGGAGCTGTACACGCCGCGCTACTTCCAGAAAAACCCCAGCCCTTGCCTGTTCGAGAACCTGACGATGGTGAACGGCGTGCGGCCCCAGCTGAACTGCAACGTGTGCGGCACCGGCGACATCCACATCAACGGGCTGGAAGGGCCCTACACAATGGTGCTGATTGACGGCATGCCCATCGTCAGCTCGCTGAGCACAGTGTATGGGCTGAGCGGCATCCCGAGTAGTCTGGTGGAGCGGGTGGAAGTGGTGAAAGGCCCCGCCTCGACGCTCTACGGCTCCGAGGCGGTGGGCGGGCTCATCAACGTCATCACCAAAAACCCGGCAAAGGCGCCCCGCTTTTCGGCCGACATCTTCGGCACCTCGCACCAGGATCTGAACGTGGACCTGGCCACCGCAGCCAAGGTAGGCGCGGCCTCTACCCTGCTCAGCACCAACCTCTACGGCTACAACCAGCGCCGCGACGTGAACCAGGACGGCTTCACGGACGTGCCCACCCAGCAGCGGGTGTCGGTGTTCAATAAGTGGAGCTGGCAGCGGCCCGAGCAGCGCGCGGCCAGCCTGGCGGCCCGCTACTACTACGAAGACCGGTTTGGTGGCCAGCTGAGCTGGCGCCCCGAGTTCCGGGGCGGCGACAGTATCTACGGCGAGAGTGTGTACACCAGCCGTTACGAGCTGCTGGGCCAGTACCAGTTGCCGGTGGCGGGCCAGAAGCTGCTGCTGAGCGGCTCCTTCAACCAGCACCGCCAGAACTCGGCCTACGGCACCACGCGCTACAACGCCACCCAGCGCGTGGGATTCGGGCAGCTGACCTGGGCCAAGAGCCCCAGCATCCGGCACAACCTGCTGCTGGGCGCGGCCTTCCGCAGCACCTGGTACGACGACAACACGCCGGCCACCGGCTCCGAAACCCGCAACCAGCCCGACCTGATCCATCTGCCCGGCGTGTTTGCGCAGGACGAGTTCCGGCTGACGCCCGACGCCACGCTGCTGGCCGGCCTGCGCTACGACTACAACCCGCGCCACGGCAGCATCGTCACGCCGCGCCTCAACTACAAGTGGGGCACTGTGGATGGCAGCCGCGTGCTGCGGGTGGGCGTGGGCAACGGTTACCGCGTCGTGAACCTGTTTACGGAAGACCACGCGGCCCTGACCGGGGCGCGGGAGGTGGTGGTGCCGGAGGCGCTGCGGCCGGAGCGGAGCTGGAACGCCAACCTCAACTACACCCGCTTCTTCAGCACCAAAACCGGTACATTCTCGCTGGATGGCAGCGCGTTCTACACCTATTTCACCAACAAAATCAGCCCCGACTACGACACCGACCCCAACCAGATTGTGTACCGCAACCTCGACGGCTACGCCATTTCGCGGGGCGTTTCGCTGAACACCGACGTTACGTTCACGAAGCCGCTGAAGCTGCTGGCGGGCATCACGCTGATGGACGTTTTCCGGATGGAGCGGCCCGTGGGTGGCGGCGCGCGGCGGCGGGTGGCGCAGCTGCACGCGCCGGTGTTTTCGGGCACGTATTCGGTCAGCTACAGCTTCACGCAGCTGGGGCTTTCGGTGGACTACACCGGGCAGGTGAGCGGGCCCATGCGCCTGCCGGTGCAGCCCAACGACTTCCGGCCCGGCCGCTCGCCGTGGTTTTCCTTGCAGAACCTGCAGGCCACCAAGCGGCTGGGGCCGCACCTGGAAATGTACGGCGGCGTGAAAAACCTACTCGACTTTTTGCCCCGCCACGCGCTGCTGCGCGCCTTCGACCCCTTCGACAAAACCGTGGACCAGAACAATCCGCAGGGCTACACTTTCGATACCAGCTATAACTTTGCGCCGCTGCAGGGCCGGCGCACATTTCTGGGGCTGCGCTACAGCTTGTAG
- a CDS encoding Nramp family divalent metal transporter — MPPTVQSPPVQQNPPVAEAGWRRARTSLSLSEVHGSIKVPPASASFWRKLMAFWGPGLMVAVGYMDPGNWATDIAGGSQFGYTLLSVILISNLFAMLLQHLAAKLGIVTGRDLAQACRDHYSKPVAMVLWFLCEVAIAACDLAEVIGSAIALNLLFGLPLPWGVVLTILDVLVVLLFQSRGFRVIESIVAGLTVVIFGCFLYEIIVSNPDYFGILGGLVPQPEVVTNPKMLYIAIGILGATVMPHNLYLHSSIVQTRAIEQTEPGKRMAIKFATIDSTVALFLAFFVNAAILITSAAAFHRNGLQDVADIGDAHKLLAPVLGAGAASVVFAVALLASGQNSTLTGTLAGQIVMEGFLDLKLRPWLRRLITRGIAVVPALIVTILYGEKGTGELLVLSQVILSLQLSFAVVPLVLFTSSKAKMGVFVNRPWVQVVAWMVSGIIIVLNIYLLYKTFFG, encoded by the coding sequence ATGCCTCCAACAGTACAATCTCCTCCCGTACAGCAAAATCCTCCGGTGGCGGAAGCCGGCTGGCGGCGGGCCCGCACGTCGTTGTCGTTGAGCGAAGTGCACGGCAGCATCAAGGTGCCACCCGCCAGCGCCTCGTTCTGGCGCAAGCTGATGGCCTTTTGGGGGCCGGGCCTGATGGTGGCCGTGGGCTACATGGACCCCGGCAACTGGGCCACCGATATTGCCGGCGGCTCGCAGTTTGGCTACACGCTGCTGTCGGTAATCCTGATTTCCAACCTCTTCGCCATGCTACTGCAGCACCTGGCCGCCAAGCTCGGCATCGTGACCGGGCGCGACCTGGCGCAGGCCTGCCGCGACCATTACTCCAAGCCAGTGGCGATGGTGCTGTGGTTTCTGTGCGAAGTGGCCATTGCTGCCTGCGACCTGGCCGAAGTCATCGGCTCGGCCATTGCCCTGAATTTGCTGTTTGGGCTGCCGCTGCCTTGGGGCGTGGTGCTCACCATTCTGGATGTGCTGGTAGTGCTGCTATTCCAGAGCCGCGGCTTCCGCGTGATTGAAAGCATTGTGGCGGGCCTTACCGTGGTGATTTTTGGGTGTTTCCTGTACGAAATCATCGTTTCGAATCCCGACTATTTCGGGATTCTGGGTGGGCTGGTGCCGCAGCCGGAAGTCGTCACCAACCCCAAGATGCTCTACATTGCCATCGGGATTCTGGGCGCTACCGTCATGCCCCACAACCTGTACCTGCACTCCAGCATCGTGCAGACCCGCGCCATCGAGCAGACCGAGCCCGGCAAGCGCATGGCCATCAAGTTTGCCACCATCGACTCGACGGTGGCGCTGTTTCTGGCGTTTTTCGTGAATGCGGCCATCCTCATTACCTCGGCCGCGGCTTTCCACCGCAACGGCCTGCAGGACGTGGCCGACATCGGCGACGCGCATAAGCTGCTGGCGCCGGTGCTGGGCGCGGGCGCGGCCAGCGTGGTGTTTGCGGTAGCGCTGCTGGCCTCGGGCCAGAACTCCACCCTCACGGGCACGCTGGCCGGCCAGATTGTGATGGAAGGCTTCCTCGACCTGAAGCTGCGGCCTTGGCTGCGGCGCCTCATCACGCGCGGCATTGCCGTGGTGCCGGCACTGATTGTGACTATCCTGTACGGCGAGAAAGGCACCGGCGAGCTGCTGGTGCTCAGCCAGGTGATTCTGAGTCTGCAGCTGAGCTTTGCGGTGGTGCCGCTGGTGCTGTTCACGAGCAGCAAGGCCAAGATGGGCGTATTCGTAAACCGGCCCTGGGTGCAGGTGGTGGCTTGGATGGTGTCGGGCATCATCATCGTGCTGAACATCTACCTGCTGTACAAGACGTTCTTCGGCTAG